A single Hemiscyllium ocellatum isolate sHemOce1 chromosome 18, sHemOce1.pat.X.cur, whole genome shotgun sequence DNA region contains:
- the armc7 gene encoding armadillo repeat-containing protein 7, translating into MASSGQLRESKSQDRFDYLQALVTEFQDTDSQEAKEQVLANLANFAYDPSNYQYLRQLQVIDLFLDMLTEDNERFVEFGIGGLCNLCLDKENKEYILQNNGVQAVLNCLSNPNEDTVLSAITTLMYLMTPLSQKEITAMPVIECMLRFSMSKNKRLSNLATVFLEDLCSSEEVEKARNLHNHTALGIPLPKE; encoded by the exons ATGGCAAGTTCAGGTCAGTTGAGAGAAAGTAAATCCCAAGATCGGTTTGATTACCTACAGGCCCTTGTTACTGAATTTCAGGATACCGATAGTCAAG AGGCAAAGGAACAAGTCCTGGCAAACCTAGCTAATTTTGCATATGACCCCAGTAACTATCAGTATCTTCGACAGCTGCAGGTCATTGACCTGTTCCTGGATATGCTTACAGAAGATAATGAACGATTTGTAGAATTTGGAATAG GTGGTCTCTGTAACCTCTGTTTAGACAAAGAGAACAAGGAATACATTTTACAGAACAATGGGGTTCAGGCAGTGCTGAACTGTTTATCCAACCCGAATGAGGACACCGTACTGTCTGCAATTACCACATTAATGTACTTGATGACTCCTTTGTCCCAGAAGGAAATCACAGCAATGCCAGTTATTGAGTGCATGCTCCGGTTCTCCATGTCTAAAAATAAGCGTCTAAGTAATTTAGCAACAGTGTTTCTGGAAGACCTCTGCTCATCTGAAGAGGTAGAAAAAGCTCGTAACTTGCATAATCACACAGCCCTGGGAATACCACTTCCAAAAGAATAG